One part of the Campylobacter sp. RM16189 genome encodes these proteins:
- the gatA gene encoding Asp-tRNA(Asn)/Glu-tRNA(Gln) amidotransferase subunit GatA, with the protein MITLKEALKLSNEEIRSLRSELEAKIIAEKKLGAYVEQLENLPISKLGEGIPIAIKDNIQVKDWSITSCSKILQGYVAPYNATVIEKLLEANLAPFGRTNMDEFAMGNTTESSIYGKTLNPLNNAHIPGGSSGGSAAAVGGGIAIAALGSDTGGSIRQPAAFCGCVGFKPTYGRVSRYGLGAYSSSLDQIGPIAQNVEDAAILYDIIAGHDERDSTSVNKKFETTADKLNADRKLTICVIENYINEASEETKNALLKAVDVLKSNGHKIVYKNLDTSKYDIATYYIIGTAEASANLSRFDGVRYGRRAEAKNLKELYINSRSEGFGDEVKRRILLGTFVLSSGYYDAYYIKAQKARAYTKAKYEQILSECDLMLMPVAPTTAPKFGDITDPLQSYLADIYTIGVNLAGLPAISVPVAKDKNGLNVSAHLVAKAWDEQTLLDGAFGLENLIKG; encoded by the coding sequence ATGATAACTTTAAAAGAGGCTTTAAAGCTCTCAAACGAGGAGATAAGATCACTAAGAAGCGAGCTTGAGGCAAAAATCATAGCCGAGAAAAAGCTTGGAGCTTATGTGGAGCAGCTTGAGAATTTACCCATATCAAAGCTTGGCGAAGGCATTCCTATAGCGATCAAGGACAATATCCAAGTAAAAGACTGGAGCATAACATCATGCTCTAAAATTTTGCAAGGCTACGTAGCGCCTTATAACGCAACTGTCATAGAAAAGCTTTTAGAGGCGAATTTAGCACCATTTGGTAGAACAAATATGGACGAATTTGCGATGGGTAACACTACCGAGAGTTCAATTTATGGAAAAACTTTAAATCCTTTAAATAACGCTCACATCCCTGGCGGTAGTAGTGGCGGTTCGGCGGCGGCAGTTGGCGGCGGTATAGCCATAGCCGCACTTGGAAGTGATACAGGCGGTAGTATTCGTCAGCCTGCTGCATTTTGCGGATGTGTGGGCTTTAAGCCGACTTACGGACGCGTAAGTAGATATGGTCTTGGAGCTTACTCAAGCAGTTTGGATCAAATAGGACCTATAGCTCAAAACGTCGAAGACGCCGCGATACTTTATGATATCATCGCAGGACATGATGAAAGAGATAGCACAAGCGTAAATAAGAAATTCGAAACTACTGCAGATAAGCTTAACGCCGATAGAAAACTAACAATATGTGTGATAGAAAACTACATAAACGAGGCTAGCGAAGAGACTAAAAACGCACTTTTAAAAGCGGTTGATGTATTAAAATCAAATGGACATAAGATAGTTTATAAAAATTTAGACACTTCAAAATATGATATAGCAACCTATTATATAATAGGAACTGCTGAAGCGAGTGCAAATTTAAGCCGTTTTGACGGAGTTAGATATGGACGCAGAGCAGAGGCTAAAAATTTAAAAGAGTTATATATCAACTCTCGCTCGGAAGGCTTTGGTGATGAGGTAAAAAGAAGAATTTTACTAGGAACCTTTGTGTTAAGTAGCGGATATTACGATGCTTATTATATAAAAGCGCAAAAAGCAAGAGCGTATACAAAAGCAAAATATGAGCAAATTTTAAGCGAATGCGATCTCATGTTAATGCCTGTAGCACCTACTACGGCTCCTAAATTCGGTGATATTACAGATCCGCTTCAATCATATTTAGCTGATATATATACTATAGGTGTCAATTTGGCCGGACTTCCTGCGATATCTGTTCCTGTGGCTAAGGATAAAAACGGCTTAAATGTCTCGGCTCACCTTGTGGCTAAGGCATGGGATGAGCAGACTCTGCTTGATGGCGCATTTGGCTTGGAAAATTTAATAAAAGGATAA
- the guaB gene encoding IMP dehydrogenase yields MKIVKRALTFEDVLLVPQYSEILPKEVSIKSVFSKNITLNIPIVSAAMDTVTEHRTAIMMARLGGIGVIHKNMDIASQVHEVRRVKKSESGVIIDPISISPDATVGDALDMMADLHISGVPVVDSENKLIGILTNRDLRFENDRRVLVKDRMTKAPLITAPKGCTLDDAEKIFSQNRVEKLPIVDKDGHLEGLITIKDLKKRKEYPNANKDRYGRLRVAAAIGVGQFDRAKALVEAGVDVIVMDSAHGHSKGIIDTLKQVKANFNVDVVVGNIANPAAVKDLAEAGADGIKVGIGPGSICTTRIIAGVGVPQISAIDDCANEAKKYGIPVIADGGIKYSGDIAKALAAGASCVMAGSLLAGCEESPGEVITFQGRQYKVYRGMGSIGAMTKGSSDRYFQEGTAQDKLVPEGVEGRVPYVGSVKDVVHQLLGGLRSAMGYMGSKDIPTLQERAEFVEITSAGLKESHVHDVVITQEAPNYKVN; encoded by the coding sequence ATGAAGATAGTTAAAAGAGCTCTCACCTTTGAGGACGTACTTTTAGTTCCGCAGTATTCTGAAATTTTACCCAAAGAAGTTAGTATAAAGAGTGTATTTTCTAAAAACATTACTTTAAATATCCCTATTGTATCGGCTGCTATGGATACGGTTACCGAACACAGGACAGCCATTATGATGGCTCGTTTAGGTGGTATAGGGGTAATACATAAAAATATGGACATAGCCTCTCAAGTTCACGAAGTAAGACGAGTAAAAAAGAGCGAAAGCGGGGTCATAATAGATCCCATATCTATATCTCCAGATGCGACGGTTGGTGATGCACTTGATATGATGGCAGATCTTCATATCTCAGGAGTTCCTGTTGTGGATAGCGAAAATAAACTGATTGGAATTTTAACAAACCGTGATTTGAGGTTTGAAAACGATAGAAGAGTGCTTGTAAAAGATCGTATGACAAAGGCTCCTTTGATAACCGCTCCAAAGGGCTGCACTCTTGATGATGCTGAGAAAATTTTTAGTCAAAATAGAGTAGAAAAGCTCCCTATAGTCGATAAAGATGGACATCTTGAAGGACTTATAACGATAAAAGATCTTAAAAAACGTAAAGAGTATCCAAATGCCAATAAAGATAGATATGGCAGGCTTCGTGTTGCTGCTGCTATTGGCGTAGGACAGTTTGATAGGGCTAAAGCTCTTGTGGAAGCTGGCGTGGATGTTATAGTTATGGACTCTGCGCATGGACACTCAAAAGGTATCATAGATACTCTAAAACAGGTAAAAGCAAATTTTAACGTAGATGTAGTTGTTGGAAATATTGCAAATCCAGCTGCAGTTAAAGACTTGGCAGAGGCAGGAGCAGACGGCATAAAAGTAGGAATCGGTCCCGGATCGATTTGTACTACAAGAATTATAGCGGGAGTAGGAGTGCCGCAAATTTCAGCCATAGATGACTGTGCAAACGAGGCTAAAAAATATGGCATTCCTGTTATAGCAGACGGTGGAATTAAGTATTCAGGAGATATAGCTAAGGCTCTTGCCGCAGGCGCTAGTTGCGTTATGGCCGGAAGCTTGCTTGCAGGATGCGAGGAGAGTCCAGGAGAAGTTATAACTTTCCAAGGAAGACAATATAAAGTATATAGGGGTATGGGCTCTATCGGAGCTATGACCAAAGGAAGTTCTGATAGATATTTTCAGGAAGGCACAGCTCAAGATAAGCTTGTACCGGAAGGCGTAGAGGGTCGTGTGCCATATGTGGGAAGTGTAAAAGATGTTGTGCATCAACTTTTAGGCGGACTTAGAAGCGCAATGGGCTATATGGGCTCAAAAGATATACCAACCCTTCAAGAAAGGGCCGAATTTGTTGAGATTACCAGTGCGGGACTTAAAGAAAGTCACGTTCATGACGTCGTTATAACACAAGAAGCACCGAACTATAAAGTTAATTAG
- a CDS encoding homoserine O-acetyltransferase: protein MLNLKTKREKFDEPLYLESGRILSNFELVYETYGNLNQDKSNVIVICHALTGSHHAAGRYENDTKSGWWDNFIGDGKAVDTNKFFVICVNILGSNFGSTNPLSIEKSTGKQYRLRFPVLTISDVVKAQMKLFKRLGIKQAHAVIGGSLGGMQALCFAIEFPDFAKNVIIMASTYQTKPWAIAFNKIAIEGILRDKEFKDGEYDPNDIAESGLVGMALGRMVGHISFLSPDSMDVKFGRNYVETDGLYELTGRFQVDRYMEYNGHNFPKRFDPLSYLYIVKMMNIFDCTRHYDSLGDALSQIKARLTLISFSGDILFPPSCMKEMADELAKLEKACECEYIEINSSYGHDAFLVEIDKFEDHVKKVLK from the coding sequence GTGTTAAATTTAAAAACCAAAAGAGAGAAATTTGACGAACCACTTTACCTTGAGAGCGGTCGAATTCTCTCAAATTTTGAGCTTGTTTATGAAACTTACGGAAATTTAAATCAGGATAAAAGCAACGTTATTGTCATCTGCCACGCACTTACCGGCTCACACCATGCCGCAGGCAGGTATGAAAACGATACGAAATCAGGCTGGTGGGATAACTTCATAGGTGATGGCAAAGCGGTTGATACGAATAAGTTTTTTGTCATTTGCGTAAATATTTTAGGCTCAAATTTTGGATCCACAAATCCGCTTAGTATAGAAAAAAGCACGGGTAAACAGTATCGCTTAAGGTTTCCAGTCCTTACGATAAGCGATGTGGTAAAAGCTCAGATGAAGCTCTTTAAAAGACTTGGCATAAAGCAGGCTCACGCAGTTATCGGCGGTAGCCTTGGCGGTATGCAGGCACTTTGCTTTGCGATTGAATTTCCTGATTTTGCAAAAAATGTAATTATCATGGCGAGCACTTACCAAACCAAACCTTGGGCGATCGCATTTAATAAAATCGCAATCGAAGGTATCTTGCGCGACAAGGAATTTAAAGACGGCGAATACGATCCAAATGATATCGCAGAAAGCGGACTTGTCGGCATGGCGCTTGGCAGGATGGTAGGACACATTAGCTTTTTAAGTCCTGATTCGATGGACGTGAAATTTGGCAGAAACTATGTCGAAACTGACGGACTTTACGAGCTTACGGGGCGCTTTCAAGTAGATAGATATATGGAGTATAACGGGCATAATTTCCCAAAGCGCTTTGATCCGCTGAGCTATCTTTATATCGTTAAGATGATGAATATCTTTGACTGCACGAGGCATTATGATAGCCTTGGTGACGCACTTTCGCAAATCAAAGCAAGGCTTACTCTCATATCATTTAGCGGCGATATACTCTTTCCGCCAAGTTGTATGAAGGAGATGGCGGACGAGCTTGCTAAGCTTGAAAAAGCCTGCGAGTGCGAATATATCGAGATAAATAGCAGCTACGGACATGATGCGTTTTTAGTTGAGATTGATAAATTTGAAGATCATGTAAAAAAGGTTTTAAAATGA
- the xseB gene encoding exodeoxyribonuclease VII small subunit encodes MSEEIRQDQFEDKLIKANEILERLSDENISLEDSVKLHKEGKKLLDEAAKILQNAKLVINEIEDKKDE; translated from the coding sequence ATGAGTGAAGAGATAAGACAGGATCAGTTTGAAGATAAGCTTATAAAGGCAAATGAAATTTTAGAGCGATTAAGCGATGAGAATATTAGTCTAGAGGATAGTGTAAAGCTTCACAAAGAGGGCAAGAAACTTCTTGATGAGGCGGCTAAAATTTTACAAAACGCCAAGCTTGTCATAAACGAAATAGAGGATAAAAAAGATGAGTAA
- a CDS encoding carbon-nitrogen hydrolase family protein produces MSKICALQLATQPMSDSRLDYYFKMCADEDARLVVLGEYVLNSFFKELETMPKSIIKEQSERKKESLLNLASKYDLTIVAPFVLSRGKEFIKVVAKFTNSGVRFHEQQILMPYSHWNEAKFFNNAQEDKINFMTFMHEKFKIGVMFGYESHFDPVWAYMMNKKVDIIVMPTASTFFSENRWEELLKTRAFTNNTYILRVNRVGNHKITAGQWNFYGDTMLIDPLGEVEASLGNGEEMLLAKVSKQKIGNARNLWEFRKILHKRGLV; encoded by the coding sequence ATGAGTAAAATTTGTGCATTGCAGCTTGCAACTCAACCTATGAGCGATTCTAGACTTGATTATTATTTTAAGATGTGTGCCGATGAGGATGCTCGTCTTGTAGTGCTTGGAGAGTATGTTCTAAATAGCTTTTTTAAAGAGCTCGAGACCATGCCTAAAAGCATTATAAAAGAGCAGAGCGAGAGAAAAAAAGAGTCGCTTTTAAATCTTGCCAGTAAATATGATTTGACTATAGTTGCGCCTTTTGTTTTAAGCAGGGGAAAAGAATTTATAAAAGTTGTTGCAAAATTTACTAATAGCGGAGTCAGATTTCATGAGCAGCAAATTTTAATGCCGTATTCGCACTGGAATGAGGCGAAATTCTTTAATAACGCTCAAGAGGACAAGATAAATTTTATGACCTTTATGCATGAAAAATTTAAAATCGGTGTGATGTTTGGTTACGAATCTCACTTTGACCCTGTCTGGGCGTATATGATGAATAAAAAAGTAGATATCATAGTAATGCCGACTGCGAGCACTTTTTTTAGTGAAAATCGCTGGGAAGAGCTTTTAAAGACTAGAGCTTTTACGAATAATACATATATTTTACGGGTAAATCGCGTGGGAAATCATAAGATAACCGCCGGTCAGTGGAATTTTTACGGAGATACGATGCTTATTGATCCTTTAGGTGAAGTTGAAGCTAGTCTTGGAAACGGTGAAGAGATGCTGCTGGCAAAGGTTAGTAAGCAAAAGATTGGTAATGCAAGAAATTTGTGGGAATTTAGAAAGATACTTCACAAGAGAGGACTTGTTTAA
- the murC gene encoding UDP-N-acetylmuramate--L-alanine ligase: MKKVHFIGIGGIGISAIARFLNEKGFEISGSDIKESPTTIELQNQGIKVITPHCKEAIKDQDFVIYSAAIKSDNIELVEAKNKGIKCLSRKEALPMVLEGKRVFAVAGAHGKSTTSAMLSGLLEGSVIIGAISKQFNSNMKYEAHENVIFEADESDSSFLNSNPYLAVVTNAEPEHMEHYEHDLEKFHAAYRGFLERAKVRVINAEDEFLSTLKIEAVRLNPSVDITDMKMVVRDFVPYTTFNLKNLGKFEVLGMGEYIAIDASLAILAAINEVSLSSIRENLLNFKGIKKRFDILTASRNFVLIDDYGHHPTEIKATLKSAFEYAKLLGISKVTAIFQPHRYTRLSANLDAFKESFKGIDELVILPVYAAGETPIDIDLKEEFKEYNPVMTKKVEREGDAIGFIDEFGVKNLLDDGLVIGFGAGDITYQLRGNL, from the coding sequence TTGAAAAAAGTCCATTTTATAGGTATAGGCGGCATAGGAATTTCGGCAATCGCTAGGTTTTTAAATGAAAAAGGTTTTGAGATAAGCGGTAGCGATATCAAAGAGAGTCCAACTACCATAGAGCTACAAAACCAAGGCATTAAAGTCATCACTCCTCACTGCAAAGAGGCTATCAAAGATCAAGATTTCGTCATATATTCAGCAGCTATAAAGAGCGATAATATCGAGCTTGTCGAGGCTAAAAATAAAGGCATAAAGTGCCTGTCTCGCAAAGAGGCATTGCCTATGGTTTTGGAGGGCAAGCGTGTATTTGCTGTAGCTGGAGCTCACGGCAAAAGCACTACTTCTGCGATGCTATCCGGTCTTCTTGAAGGCTCTGTAATCATAGGGGCGATCTCCAAGCAGTTTAACTCCAATATGAAATATGAAGCGCATGAAAATGTGATATTTGAAGCCGACGAGAGTGATTCTAGCTTTTTAAACTCAAACCCGTATCTTGCTGTCGTAACCAATGCAGAGCCCGAGCATATGGAACACTACGAGCATGATTTGGAGAAATTTCACGCCGCATATCGCGGATTTTTAGAGCGTGCTAAAGTTAGGGTGATAAATGCCGAAGATGAGTTTTTAAGTACTTTAAAAATAGAGGCGGTTAGGCTAAATCCAAGCGTTGATATTACCGATATGAAGATGGTTGTAAGAGATTTTGTCCCTTATACTACATTTAATCTTAAAAATTTGGGCAAATTTGAGGTGCTTGGAATGGGTGAATATATAGCAATCGATGCTAGTTTGGCCATTTTAGCCGCAATTAACGAGGTATCGTTAAGCTCAATTAGAGAAAATTTGCTAAATTTTAAAGGGATAAAAAAGCGCTTTGATATACTGACTGCAAGTCGTAATTTTGTACTTATAGATGACTATGGACACCATCCTACGGAGATTAAAGCTACTTTAAAATCCGCATTTGAATATGCTAAACTACTTGGAATTTCAAAGGTTACAGCCATATTTCAGCCACATAGATATACTAGACTTAGTGCGAATTTGGATGCTTTCAAAGAGAGTTTTAAAGGTATAGACGAGCTTGTGATTTTACCTGTTTATGCGGCTGGCGAGACACCTATAGATATAGATCTAAAAGAGGAATTTAAAGAGTATAATCCAGTAATGACTAAAAAAGTTGAGCGAGAAGGCGATGCTATCGGATTTATAGATGAATTTGGAGTAAAAAATTTGCTTGATGACGGGCTTGTAATAGGCTTTGGAGCAGGAGATATCACATATCAGTTGAGAGGAAATTTATGA
- a CDS encoding endonuclease MutS2, whose product MDRLIQTLDLTEYIAKFSSFLARKKPLFMPGDTRLHYEKIIELSLMEFKEPEDTANLDDALMRLSKQAILHISEIYEFAKIIRYFTYLKTLKFEKKLGEWLAKIEIPEAVLKVSNYFDKNGELKDEIDERLIGIRAAFNTKKAQIDADMKRLIYSKSITPYLVDPQVHFINKQEALLVRGGFNHALKGTVIGRSASGYFYVMPANIEKLKKEQSELIDKKEQIVYEYAKQISGVFHKNLLFLKFINTAFDLFDAYSARVLTARSLDYEFVLSDNSDKIILKNFAHPALKNPKSVSVDFSKKVLLITGVNAGGKSMLLKSIIAAAFMAKYLLPMRIDPASSRIGGFKEFDTIIEDPQNVKNDISTFAGRMMHFAKLFTKKNLLIGIDEIELGTDFEEAASLYGVMIEKLISQDIKMIITTHHKRLAMILAKNSEVELVAALYDEANSRPKFEFLKGTIGKSYAFETAARYGISQNLVSEAKRLYGEDKENLNEIISKTLNLEVELKERLENTLKKEQKLDSLIDSLRDQKERFEIEQQEIVNRLEREYFKAISEAKRAINLDDTKEKQRALNRANEAKKTIVKPEVATALELNVGDYVKYGKIKGVVINLSKSDATIQTDAVSLRVPIKMLKKSGNPPSAPQKSEVNLKIQKPRSANVVLDLHGMRADEAIDKLDKFISDSLVMGFDEVSVFHGIGTGKLAYAVKNFLREHPSVKEFFDAPPNQGGFGAKIIRL is encoded by the coding sequence GTGGATAGGCTTATTCAAACCCTTGATTTGACTGAATATATCGCTAAATTTAGCTCATTTTTAGCCCGTAAAAAGCCTCTTTTTATGCCCGGAGACACAAGGCTTCACTATGAAAAGATTATCGAACTCTCGTTAATGGAGTTTAAGGAGCCAGAGGATACCGCAAATTTAGACGATGCACTTATGCGCCTTAGTAAACAAGCAATACTTCATATAAGTGAAATTTACGAATTTGCCAAAATTATCAGATATTTTACCTATTTAAAAACTCTAAAATTTGAGAAAAAACTTGGAGAGTGGCTTGCTAAGATAGAGATCCCAGAAGCTGTTTTGAAGGTTTCAAACTATTTTGATAAAAACGGCGAGTTAAAAGATGAAATAGATGAGAGATTGATCGGTATAAGGGCTGCTTTTAATACAAAAAAAGCGCAAATTGATGCAGATATGAAAAGGCTTATATATTCTAAGTCAATAACCCCTTATCTTGTCGATCCTCAGGTGCATTTTATAAATAAGCAAGAGGCGTTGCTTGTTAGAGGAGGATTTAATCACGCTTTAAAGGGCACCGTTATAGGACGTAGCGCTAGCGGCTATTTTTACGTAATGCCAGCAAATATCGAAAAGCTAAAAAAAGAGCAGAGTGAGCTAATAGATAAAAAAGAGCAGATAGTTTACGAGTATGCAAAGCAAATTAGCGGAGTTTTTCATAAGAATCTACTCTTTTTAAAATTTATAAATACAGCCTTTGACCTTTTTGATGCCTATAGTGCTAGGGTTTTAACAGCTAGAAGCTTGGATTACGAGTTTGTTTTAAGTGATAACTCAGATAAGATAATTCTTAAAAATTTCGCCCATCCTGCGCTTAAAAATCCAAAGAGCGTAAGTGTAGATTTTAGTAAAAAGGTGCTTTTGATAACCGGTGTAAACGCCGGCGGAAAGTCGATGCTACTAAAATCAATAATAGCTGCTGCCTTTATGGCTAAGTATCTTTTGCCTATGAGAATAGATCCTGCCAGCTCTCGCATAGGTGGATTTAAGGAGTTTGATACCATCATCGAAGATCCGCAAAACGTGAAGAACGATATCTCAACTTTTGCTGGCAGGATGATGCATTTTGCTAAACTTTTTACAAAGAAAAATTTGCTAATCGGTATCGATGAGATAGAGCTTGGAACGGATTTTGAAGAGGCTGCAAGCTTATATGGGGTAATGATAGAAAAGCTTATATCTCAAGATATTAAGATGATAATTACAACCCACCACAAACGTTTAGCAATGATACTTGCCAAAAATAGCGAGGTCGAGCTTGTGGCGGCACTTTATGACGAAGCAAATTCTCGTCCGAAATTTGAGTTTTTAAAAGGGACTATTGGTAAATCATATGCCTTTGAAACAGCGGCTAGATACGGAATCTCTCAAAATTTGGTAAGCGAGGCTAAGAGACTTTACGGAGAAGATAAAGAAAATTTAAATGAAATAATCTCAAAGACTCTAAATTTAGAGGTTGAGCTAAAAGAAAGGCTTGAAAATACACTCAAAAAAGAACAAAAATTAGATAGTCTAATAGACAGCCTAAGAGATCAAAAAGAGCGTTTTGAAATTGAGCAGCAAGAGATTGTAAATAGGCTTGAAAGAGAGTATTTTAAGGCTATAAGTGAGGCCAAAAGAGCTATAAATTTAGATGATACCAAAGAGAAACAGCGCGCTTTAAACAGGGCTAATGAAGCTAAAAAAACGATAGTAAAACCAGAAGTTGCTACTGCACTTGAGCTAAATGTGGGAGATTATGTAAAATATGGCAAAATAAAGGGGGTGGTGATAAATTTAAGCAAAAGCGATGCTACTATACAAACCGATGCCGTAAGCTTGAGGGTACCTATAAAGATGCTAAAAAAGAGTGGAAATCCGCCATCTGCACCACAAAAATCAGAAGTAAATTTGAAAATACAAAAGCCAAGAAGTGCAAATGTAGTGCTTGATCTGCACGGAATGCGTGCTGATGAGGCGATAGATAAATTGGATAAATTTATAAGCGATAGCCTTGTGATGGGTTTTGATGAGGTAAGCGTATTTCACGGTATAGGTACTGGCAAACTGGCTTATGCGGTCAAGAATTTTTTAAGAGAGCATCCTAGTGTAAAGGAATTTTTTGATGCACCGCCAAATCAGGGTGGTTTTGGAGCAAAGATTATTCGTCTTTAG
- a CDS encoding LysE family translocator encodes MTAFLQGLFFGFGAAVPIGPINIMIMTAALKSFWIAFAIGLGAMSADIFYLALLVFGLLEYLNGDTVSKILGAFGICYLFYISYLILKNSNKPIRVDEQIGVIKGNFLRNYFKGFLVTLTNPYTVGFWLSVTSYAKSFENVYLVMVGVVVAIFIWIVSMPFGIYKSAKFISHNLVKWMNIVCAIILVGFALNMLYKLFL; translated from the coding sequence TTGACGGCATTTTTGCAAGGGTTGTTTTTTGGTTTTGGTGCGGCGGTCCCAATAGGCCCTATAAATATAATGATAATGACAGCTGCTCTAAAATCGTTTTGGATAGCTTTTGCTATAGGGCTTGGAGCCATGAGTGCTGATATATTTTATCTTGCGCTTTTGGTCTTTGGTCTGCTTGAATATTTAAATGGCGATACTGTCTCAAAAATTTTAGGGGCTTTTGGTATCTGTTATCTTTTTTATATATCATATCTTATACTTAAAAATTCCAATAAACCTATAAGAGTAGATGAGCAGATTGGAGTAATCAAAGGAAATTTTCTTAGAAACTATTTTAAAGGTTTCTTGGTAACTCTTACAAATCCTTATACGGTAGGCTTTTGGCTTAGTGTGACAAGCTATGCTAAAAGCTTTGAGAATGTATATTTAGTTATGGTCGGGGTTGTTGTCGCTATTTTTATATGGATAGTGTCCATGCCTTTTGGAATCTATAAAAGTGCTAAATTTATCTCTCATAATTTAGTAAAATGGATGAATATTGTATGTGCAATTATATTAGTAGGATTTGCGTTAAATATGCTTTATAAGTTGTTTTTATAG
- a CDS encoding EAL domain-containing protein, whose protein sequence is MDISINQKVESFMNVVEMIYKDIARENIAKFQEYTKETKAIPTWILKGSETKKEFIVLASSEYPDLINKPMPHEICDMDARRYQNLINSDHYKNIKLVPDNKILVCYFKKYKDIIIGYRMLHNAKISGFGDPYFKEWVIVNMKTTIVVTTLILVIALFQYLLFFRNLKTSHYIMTKINSELTKKNSEIEYRLYFDILTGLPNKESLQRDIESMKNPKIVIMDIDNFRKMNNYFGYNICNQVLVYLAELTRRIADKEGMTVYRTGADQFTFVEDKNFFIDRYEELAAKLLDTLKGLIIDVEREDEDKQDLIEVHCTVGFSLDEFDTFKKAMLALEHAKSNGKDYFCYLKSIDDTTQYVEQIKRSNLIRNAIINDRIIPFYQPIFNAKKQVVKYEMLARIQNSREIISPNVFLDVSKRIKRYVDIEKMLLEKSFKLIADKPEAVISVNLSGRDMTDGDMSVFIIDRINRYKIANRVVFEILEDENLENLERVIKFIERVKNMGVKIAIDDFGSGYSNFSYLLRIKPDYIKLDGSIIKNVDIDDDSRSVAGAIIAFAKKLNITIVAEFVHSKSVFEACVDLGVDEFQGFYLGEPSDSLL, encoded by the coding sequence GTGGATATATCCATAAATCAGAAAGTAGAGTCTTTTATGAATGTTGTAGAGATGATTTATAAAGATATCGCCAGAGAAAATATAGCAAAATTTCAAGAATACACAAAAGAGACTAAGGCAATTCCTACTTGGATATTAAAGGGTTCTGAAACTAAAAAAGAATTTATTGTTTTAGCCAGTTCAGAATATCCCGACCTTATTAATAAACCTATGCCCCATGAGATTTGTGATATGGACGCAAGAAGATATCAAAATCTAATTAATAGCGACCACTATAAAAATATTAAACTAGTGCCTGATAATAAAATCTTAGTTTGTTATTTTAAAAAATATAAAGATATAATTATCGGCTATCGTATGCTTCATAATGCTAAAATTTCAGGTTTTGGCGACCCTTACTTTAAAGAGTGGGTTATCGTAAATATGAAAACTACAATAGTTGTAACGACTTTAATACTCGTAATAGCTCTATTTCAATATCTTTTATTTTTTAGAAACTTAAAAACAAGCCATTATATAATGACTAAAATTAATTCAGAGCTTACTAAAAAAAATTCTGAAATAGAGTATAGGCTTTATTTTGACATATTGACAGGACTGCCAAATAAAGAGTCTTTACAAAGAGATATAGAGTCTATGAAAAATCCTAAAATAGTTATTATGGATATAGATAATTTTAGAAAAATGAATAACTATTTTGGCTATAACATATGCAATCAGGTTTTAGTGTACCTTGCCGAACTTACAAGAAGAATAGCCGACAAAGAAGGAATGACGGTATATAGGACGGGGGCGGATCAATTTACTTTTGTAGAAGATAAAAATTTCTTCATAGATAGATATGAGGAGCTTGCTGCAAAATTATTGGATACATTAAAGGGTCTTATCATAGATGTTGAGAGAGAGGATGAAGATAAGCAAGATCTAATAGAGGTGCATTGCACTGTAGGATTTTCTCTTGATGAGTTTGATACCTTTAAAAAGGCTATGCTAGCTTTGGAGCATGCAAAAAGTAATGGTAAAGATTATTTTTGTTACCTCAAAAGCATCGATGATACAACGCAATATGTTGAGCAGATTAAGCGTTCAAATTTAATTAGAAATGCAATTATAAATGATAGGATTATCCCTTTCTATCAGCCTATATTTAATGCAAAAAAACAGGTTGTTAAGTATGAGATGTTGGCTCGTATACAAAATAGCAGGGAGATAATATCACCCAATGTTTTTTTAGATGTATCAAAACGCATTAAGAGGTATGTTGATATAGAAAAAATGCTTTTGGAAAAGAGCTTTAAGCTTATAGCTGATAAGCCAGAAGCGGTAATATCGGTAAATTTATCAGGTAGAGATATGACAGATGGCGATATGAGCGTATTTATAATAGATAGAATCAATAGATATAAGATCGCAAATCGTGTAGTTTTTGAAATACTGGAGGATGAGAACCTTGAGAATTTGGAGAGGGTTATTAAATTTATAGAGCGCGTTAAAAATATGGGAGTTAAGATAGCTATAGATGATTTTGGCTCAGGATATAGCAATTTTTCATATTTATTAAGGATAAAACCTGATTATATTAAATTAGACGGCTCTATAATAAAAAATGTAGATATTGATGATGATTCACGCTCTGTAGCCGGAGCTATAATAGCATTCGCCAAAAAGCTTAATATCACTATAGTTGCCGAATTTGTGCATTCAAAGAGTGTTTTTGAAGCTTGCGTAGATCTTGGAGTAGATGAATTCCAAGGATTTTATCTAGGCGAGCCTTCGGATTCACTGCTTTAA